Below is a genomic region from Motilibacter rhizosphaerae.
GAAGCCGGAGACGGCGGCGAAGCCCTCATCGGCCGTACGGACGGCTGCGGGGGAGAGGCCGGCCGCGGACAGCCGTGCCAGCAGCAGGTCTGTCGACACGTCAGACCCCCTGCCCGAGACCACCGGTGCGCCGGGCGACGACTGCCGCGACGTACGGACCGGTGAGCCGGCAGGTGACGGCGAGCGGTGCGCACACGACCGCAGCGGAGGACCAGGACCAGGACCAGGACCCGGACCAGAGCCGGAAGAGCAGCAGTCCCAGGAGCGTGCCGGCGAGCGCGTACGCCGCCAGGACCGGAAGTGCGTGACGGCGCGGGACGACGCGCTCGATCAGCAGCGCGACGGGGACGCCGACGAGCGCGCTGACGAGGAACGCGCCCATGCCCAGCGCGGGGCCGAAGACGCCCAAGAACGGGGAGGCGGCGACGCCGAGGAGCACACTGCCCGCTGCTGCCCCGCAGAGCGCGCCGCCGGGTGTGAGCTCGGGCAGTGGCACGAGGACCTCCGGCGGGCGAACGGCAGCTGGCGCCCCGAGGCTAGCGGCTGGACGTGTCCGGGGGACCTGCTGCGATCCTGGGGGCATGAGCGCGCCAGATCCTGCGCCGGCGCAGGAGGTCGAGGTCGTCGCCGCGTCCGCGGACCGAGCGACGGTGCGCTGTGGCAGCACGTTCGTCAAGATCGACTCGGATCGGGCGCGGGCGGAGGCCGAGGTCGCCGCGATGCGCCTGGCGCCCGTGCCCACACCGCAGGTGCTCTGGCACGAGCCTCCGGTCCTCGCGCTCGCCGCCGTACGCGGGACACCGCTCGGGCGCGTGGGACACCCCTCGACCGCGTCCGCGCGCGCCTGGACGGCTGCCGGCGCTGCAGTCCGCCGGCTCCACGACGCGCCGCTGCCACCGCGTACGGGGCCGAGTGCGGAGGACCTCGCGAGGCGGCTGGCCGCTGAGTGCGACTGGCTGCGCGCGGAAGCGGCGCTGCCGTACGACCTGCTCGCCCGTCGGCGCCGGCAGGCGGAGAGCGTCCTGCGACCGTGGGAGCCGGTCTTCGTCCACGGGGACCTGCACGTCTCGCACGTGTTCGTCGACGGCGACGAGGTGACGGGCATCCTCGACTGGTCCGAAGCGGGGCAGGGAGATGCGCTGCAGGACATCGCGACGCTGACGCTGTCGCAGGAGCAGCACCTCGACGACCTCCTGTCCGGATACGGTCGGGACGTCGACTTGGACGTCGTGCGTGGCTGGTGGGCCTACCGCTGCCTCACGGCGATCCGCTGGTTGAGCGAGAACGGGTACGGCGACCCCGCGAGCCTCCCGGAGGCCGAGCTCCTGCGCAGGATGGACTGACGACGCTCAGCCGGCGCCCAGCTCGCCGAGCAGCGTCTGGACACGGCGCTTGATCTCGTCGCGGATCGGGCGTACGGCGTCGACGCCCTTGCCGACAGGATCCTCGAGCTCCCAGTCGAGGTAGCGCTTGCCGGGGAAGACGGGGCAGGCGTCGCCGCAGCCCATCGTGATGACGACGTCGGAGGCCTGGACCGCGTCGGTCGTCAGGACCTTCGGGACCTGCGTGGAGATGTCGATCCCGACCTCGGCCATGGCCTGGACCGCGGAGGGGTTCACGGCGTCCTTGGGTGCCGAGCCCGCGGAGCGGACCTCGACGGTGTCGCCGGCGAGGGCGGTGAGCCACCCGGCGGCCATCTGGGAGCGGCCGGCGTTGTGCACGCAGACGAACAGGACGCTGGGCTTGCTGCCGGTCATCGCGGGATCTCCAACGGCGTAGCGGGGTGGGGGACGAGGACGTCGTCGGCGGTGCTGCCGGCGTCAGGGTAGAGAGCGAGGACGAGGGCGGTTCCGAGCAGTCCGCCGACCAGCTGTGCGGCGATGAAGGGTGGCGTGGACGCGGGGGCGATGCCTGCGAACGTGTCGGTGAAGACCCGGCCGAGGGTGACAGCGGGGTTGGCGAACGAGGTTGAGCTGGTGAACCAGTAGGCCGCACCGACGTACGCGGCGACCACCGGAGCGGCCAGGGCCCCACGCCCGGTGCGGGCGAGGGCGAAGACGAGCGTGACGAGCACGCAGGTGGCGACGGCCTCGCCGAGCAGGTGCCCACCCGTCGCGCGGTGGGTGTGCGAGATCTCCAGCGCCCGCAGCCCGTACATGGCATTGGCGAGCAGGCTGCCCGCGACCGCCCCGACAGCCTGCGCCCCGACGTAGGGCAGGAGGTCGCGGGCAGCTATCCCCGTGCGCGTACGGCGGCCAAGAGCCCAGTCGACGATGCTGACGACGGGGTTGAGATGAGCGCCGGAGACGGGTCCGACCAGCAGGATCAGCACGGTGAGCCCCAGGACGGTGGCCGTGGAGTTCTCCAGCAGCTGCAGGCCGATGTCGTTCGGCGAGAGCTGCTGCGCGGCGATGCCGGACCCGACCACGACGGCGACGAGCAGGCAACTGCCGAGCCCTTCCGCGAGCAGCCTCCGGGGGAGCGGGACTCTCACCGGCAGCCGCACGACCCGGACGGGTGCCCGGCGCTGCAGCACTCCGCCTTCGCCGCTGGCGCGCAGCACGAAGCCTCGGCCCCGGTGGAGCAGCAGGCTCCCTCCACGTCGCCGGCGGACGTCAGCCCGGACGCGGGAGCCGTCGCCCTCGCCTCGGTGGTGGCTGCGGTGGGCTTCGTGGCACGGACGATCGCGCCGTGCAGGCCCTCGGCGGCTTCGTGGGTGAACTCGACGGTCGCGTCGACGAACCCGGCGGCGGCGAGGCCCTCGAGGTACTCCCTGCGGGACAGGGCTCCGGCGATGCATCCGGCGTAGCTGCCCCGCTCGGCGCGCTGAGCCGGAGTGACGTGGTCCTCGGCGACGACGTCCGAGATCCCGATGCGACCGCCGGGGGCGAGGACCCTGAACATCTCCGCGAGGACAGCGGTCTTGTCGGTAGAGAGGTTGATGACGCAGTTGGAGATGATGACGTCGATTGTCCCCGCGGGCAGCGGGATCTCCTCGATATGGCCCTTGAGGAACTCGACGTTCGTGGCGCCGGCCTTCTCCTTGTTGGCCAGGGCGAGAGCCAGCATCTCGTCTGTCATGTCCAGGCCGTACGCCTTGCCGGTGGCACCGACCCGCTTCGCCGACAGCAGCACGTCGATCCCGCCGCCCGAGCCGAGGTCGAGGACACGCTCGCCAGGCTGCAGGTCAGCGACCACGAGCGGGTTGCCACAGCCGAGGGAGGCCGCGACAGCCTCCGCGGGCAGCCCGTCGAGCTCGTCGGTCGCGTAGCGCGCAGCGCCGAAGGCGTCCGTCTGGTCGAGAGCATCCGCGCTGCCGCAAGACCCGTGCCCACCCGCGGCGACCACGCGAGCCGCTGCGGCGTAGCGCTCGCGCACCTGCTCCCGCACGTCCTGGTCCATGCCGGCTCCCTCCTTGGGGCATCGACGACCGTCGATGCCTGCTCAGACTGTGGCCTACGGATCGACACTCGTCAATATCCCGTGCATGCTGACCTCATGACGACCGTCCTGCCACTGGCCGACGATGCGACGGCCCCACTGACCGCGGCGGCGCTGTCGGCCGAGGAGGCAGAACGGCTGGCGGTCCTGCTCAAGGCGGTGGCCGAGCCCACGCGGCTGCGACTGATCTCGCTCGTCGCTGCTCATGAGGGCCAGGAGGCGTGCGTGTGCGACCTCACCGAGCCCGTCGGACTGTCCCAGCCCACGGTGTCGCACCACCTGAAGGTGCTCGTCGACGCCGGGCTGCTCGAGCGCGAGAAGCGCGGGGTGTGGGCCTACTACCGACTGGTGCCGGGGCGGCTCGAGGACGTCGCGCGGGCGCTGCTGCTTGGGTGAGCTCAGCCCCTCTCTGCTCCGCTGTGAAGCGCCGATAATGTGCATTATGTCGTGTCCGTGGCCGGTGGGCACTGCCCGGAGCCCGCAGCGGGTCCAGCGCGTCTCGCGTCGGCGCCCAGGAGCACTCTGCTTTGGCTGCACGCCCCCATCCCCGAGGGGCGTCGAGCTCGTCGAGGACCGAGACATGCTGCCCTCCGTGCCGGTCGCGCTTGACGGGCGCCACTGGTTGGCGCGGTTGGACAGTGGTCTCGGCTATGGGGCCGCGCGCAGGCCTGGCAGAGCTTCCCGCGGTGCCTTGCACCGTGTGCTCCGGTAGTCGACATCGAAAGGGAGCCTCTGGTGTCCCCTCGGAGAGGCTCCAGCCGTGGCCGGGGTCTCCTCTGGGCAGGGAGGCGTCGGTCCCGACGTCACAGGTTCGTACTCTGACGCGATGGAACCAGCACGAGGCCGGCTGCG
It encodes:
- a CDS encoding arsenate reductase ArsC, whose product is MTGSKPSVLFVCVHNAGRSQMAAGWLTALAGDTVEVRSAGSAPKDAVNPSAVQAMAEVGIDISTQVPKVLTTDAVQASDVVITMGCGDACPVFPGKRYLDWELEDPVGKGVDAVRPIRDEIKRRVQTLLGELGAG
- a CDS encoding ArsR/SmtB family transcription factor; the encoded protein is MTTVLPLADDATAPLTAAALSAEEAERLAVLLKAVAEPTRLRLISLVAAHEGQEACVCDLTEPVGLSQPTVSHHLKVLVDAGLLEREKRGVWAYYRLVPGRLEDVARALLLG
- a CDS encoding aquaporin, with product MRVPLPRRLLAEGLGSCLLVAVVVGSGIAAQQLSPNDIGLQLLENSTATVLGLTVLILLVGPVSGAHLNPVVSIVDWALGRRTRTGIAARDLLPYVGAQAVGAVAGSLLANAMYGLRALEISHTHRATGGHLLGEAVATCVLVTLVFALARTGRGALAAPVVAAYVGAAYWFTSSTSFANPAVTLGRVFTDTFAGIAPASTPPFIAAQLVGGLLGTALVLALYPDAGSTADDVLVPHPATPLEIPR
- a CDS encoding phosphotransferase; translation: MSAPDPAPAQEVEVVAASADRATVRCGSTFVKIDSDRARAEAEVAAMRLAPVPTPQVLWHEPPVLALAAVRGTPLGRVGHPSTASARAWTAAGAAVRRLHDAPLPPRTGPSAEDLARRLAAECDWLRAEAALPYDLLARRRRQAESVLRPWEPVFVHGDLHVSHVFVDGDEVTGILDWSEAGQGDALQDIATLTLSQEQHLDDLLSGYGRDVDLDVVRGWWAYRCLTAIRWLSENGYGDPASLPEAELLRRMD
- the arsM gene encoding arsenite methyltransferase — translated: MDQDVREQVRERYAAAARVVAAGGHGSCGSADALDQTDAFGAARYATDELDGLPAEAVAASLGCGNPLVVADLQPGERVLDLGSGGGIDVLLSAKRVGATGKAYGLDMTDEMLALALANKEKAGATNVEFLKGHIEEIPLPAGTIDVIISNCVINLSTDKTAVLAEMFRVLAPGGRIGISDVVAEDHVTPAQRAERGSYAGCIAGALSRREYLEGLAAAGFVDATVEFTHEAAEGLHGAIVRATKPTAATTEARATAPASGLTSAGDVEGACCSTGAEASCCAPAAKAECCSAGHPSGSCGCR